A single region of the Halopiger xanaduensis SH-6 genome encodes:
- a CDS encoding sugar phosphate isomerase/epimerase family protein codes for MVRTAVQLYSLRDIDAPLSEVLDLVGETSFDGVEFATRIRDEETDLEAVIDALERNDLEVAAAHVGLDDLENDYEAVTELYGRLGCRTLVVPWLEPERFASEDSIADAAERLSAVADDLAADGFDLQYHNHDQEFVSLGTKTGLDELLGRAENVGFEIDLGWARAGGADPVAVVDRYADRISHAHFADADGETMTCVELGEGDLDVERALEAVRRADVEWYIYEHDNPENPRKSMAHGAETLESFR; via the coding sequence ATGGTTCGCACTGCCGTTCAGTTGTACTCGCTGCGCGATATCGACGCACCGCTGTCCGAGGTCCTCGATCTGGTCGGCGAGACGTCCTTCGACGGGGTCGAGTTCGCCACCCGGATCCGGGACGAGGAGACGGACCTCGAGGCGGTAATCGACGCCCTCGAGCGAAACGATCTCGAGGTCGCCGCGGCCCACGTCGGGCTCGACGACCTCGAGAACGACTACGAGGCTGTAACGGAGCTGTACGGCCGGCTCGGCTGCCGGACGCTCGTCGTGCCGTGGCTCGAGCCCGAACGGTTCGCGTCCGAGGACTCGATCGCCGACGCGGCCGAGCGACTGTCGGCCGTCGCGGACGACCTCGCGGCCGACGGATTCGACCTGCAGTACCACAACCACGACCAGGAGTTCGTCTCGCTGGGTACCAAGACGGGGCTGGACGAACTGCTCGGGCGAGCCGAGAACGTCGGCTTCGAGATCGACCTCGGCTGGGCGCGCGCGGGCGGCGCCGACCCCGTCGCGGTCGTCGACCGGTACGCCGACCGGATCTCGCACGCCCACTTCGCCGACGCCGACGGCGAGACGATGACCTGCGTCGAACTCGGCGAGGGCGATCTCGACGTCGAGCGCGCCCTCGAGGCCGTCCGCCGCGCCGACGTCGAGTGGTACATCTACGAACACGACAATCCCGAAAACCCCCGCAAATCGATGGCTCACGGCGCCGAGACGCTCGAGTCGTTCCGATAG